In a genomic window of Echeneis naucrates chromosome 4, fEcheNa1.1, whole genome shotgun sequence:
- the atp1b1a gene encoding sodium/potassium-transporting ATPase subunit beta-1a isoform X2, translating into MSGNKDSDGGWSKFLWNSEKMEFLGRTGMSWLKIFLFYVIFYGCLAGIFIGTILAMLLTLSNHKPTYQDRVAPPGLSHTPRSEKSEIAFKLSDETTYKKYIDSLDKFLQQYDDDLQNDGSKYEDCGGNPQPYKDRENVESETEQRPACRFYRTWLGDCTGQSDPTYGFKEGKPCMIVKLNRIVNFRPRVPTGNESIPEALQKKVQPNVIPIHCKTKKEDDEGKIGAIKYFGLSQGFPLQYYPYYGKQLQPHYLQPLVAVQFTNVTLDQEIRIECKVFGENINYSEKDRYQGRFDVKITINS; encoded by the exons ATGTCGGGGAATAAAGACAGTGACGGAGGATGGAGCAAATTTTTGTGGAACTCAGAGAAGATGGAGTTTCTGGGACGAACAGGAATGAGTTGGT TGAAGATCTTCTTGTTCTATGTGATATTCTATGGATGCTTGGCTGGGATTTTCATTGGGACCATTCTGGCAATGCTGCTCACATTAAGTAACCACAAGCCGACCTATCAGGACAGAGTCGCCCCCCCAG GTCTATCTCACACCCCACGTTCAGAGAAATCTGAAATTGCTTTCAAGTTGTCTGATGAGACTACATATAAGAAGTACATCGACAGCTTGGATAAGTTCCTTCAACAGTATGATGATGACTTGCAGAATGATGGCTCGAAATATGAAGACTGTGGGGGCAA TCCTCAGCCATACAAGGACCGTGAGAATGTGGAAAGTGAGACAGAACAGAGGCCAGCCTGTCGTTTCTACAGGACTTGGCTTGGGGACTGCACAGGGCAGTCTGACCCCACTTATGGCTTTAAGGAGGGAAAACCATGTATGATTGTCAAGCTCAACAGGATTGTCAACTTCAGACCAAGG GTTCCAACTGGCAATGAGTCGATCCCAGAAGCCCTGCAGAAGAAGGTTCAGCCCAATGTGATCCCCATTCACTGCAAAACTAAG aaagaagatgatgaaggcAAGATTGGAGCGATCAAGTACTTTGGCCTCAGTCAAGGATTTCCTCTTCAGTACTATCCCTACTATGGCAAACAGCTGCAGCCCCATTACCTACAACCTTTGGTGGCCGTTCAGTTTACCAACGTCACTCTGGATCAGGAGATCCGCATCGAGTGCAAAGTATTTGGAGAAAACATTAATTACAGCGAGAAAGACCGCTATCAAGGACGTTTTGATGTGAAGATCACAATCAACTCGTGA
- the atp1b1a gene encoding sodium/potassium-transporting ATPase subunit beta-1a isoform X1: MSGNKDSDGGWSKFLWNSEKMEFLGRTGMSWLKIFLFYVIFYGCLAGIFIGTILAMLLTLSNHKPTYQDRVAPPGLSHTPRSEKSEIAFKLSDETTYKKYIDSLDKFLQQYDDDLQNDGSKYEDCGASPQPYKDRENVESETEQRPACRFYRTWLGDCTGQSDPTYGFKEGKPCMIVKLNRIVNFRPRVPTGNESIPEALQKKVQPNVIPIHCKTKKEDDEGKIGAIKYFGLSQGFPLQYYPYYGKQLQPHYLQPLVAVQFTNVTLDQEIRIECKVFGENINYSEKDRYQGRFDVKITINS, translated from the exons ATGTCGGGGAATAAAGACAGTGACGGAGGATGGAGCAAATTTTTGTGGAACTCAGAGAAGATGGAGTTTCTGGGACGAACAGGAATGAGTTGGT TGAAGATCTTCTTGTTCTATGTGATATTCTATGGATGCTTGGCTGGGATTTTCATTGGGACCATTCTGGCAATGCTGCTCACATTAAGTAACCACAAGCCGACCTATCAGGACAGAGTCGCCCCCCCAG GTCTATCTCACACCCCACGTTCAGAGAAATCTGAAATTGCTTTCAAGTTGTCTGATGAGACTACATATAAGAAGTACATCGACAGCTTGGATAAGTTCCTTCAACAGTATGATGATGACTTGCAGAATGATGGCTCGAAATATGAAGACTGTGGGG CCAGTCCTCAGCCATACAAGGACCGTGAGAATGTGGAAAGTGAGACAGAACAGAGGCCAGCCTGTCGTTTCTACAGGACTTGGCTTGGGGACTGCACAGGGCAGTCTGACCCCACTTATGGCTTTAAGGAGGGAAAACCATGTATGATTGTCAAGCTCAACAGGATTGTCAACTTCAGACCAAGG GTTCCAACTGGCAATGAGTCGATCCCAGAAGCCCTGCAGAAGAAGGTTCAGCCCAATGTGATCCCCATTCACTGCAAAACTAAG aaagaagatgatgaaggcAAGATTGGAGCGATCAAGTACTTTGGCCTCAGTCAAGGATTTCCTCTTCAGTACTATCCCTACTATGGCAAACAGCTGCAGCCCCATTACCTACAACCTTTGGTGGCCGTTCAGTTTACCAACGTCACTCTGGATCAGGAGATCCGCATCGAGTGCAAAGTATTTGGAGAAAACATTAATTACAGCGAGAAAGACCGCTATCAAGGACGTTTTGATGTGAAGATCACAATCAACTCGTGA